In Primulina huaijiensis isolate GDHJ02 chromosome 6, ASM1229523v2, whole genome shotgun sequence, a single window of DNA contains:
- the LOC140978835 gene encoding transcription factor bHLH148-like produces MSSSLLSPNPAVNSDRSLARRKKKKKIQSSAVGENLRDDFQQQNAPVQWKSDAQHQIYTSKLLQALRQVRQNNNGSSPQKSASRRVHEAADRVLAATAKGRSRWSRAMLMSRLKLKFMKKNNITKRQQSVMTAITTGNSSRPLKKSKVSILRLKSKSLPEVQRKTSILGRLVPGCRKQPLQVVLEEANDYIPALEMQVRVMRALAELLSVSGSSSSSSSSNDSISGAGTAGGLTQFRTSRPPTN; encoded by the exons ATGTCATCATCTCTGCTATCACCAAATCCAGCAGTAAATTCTGACAGATCATTAGCCaggagaaagaagaagaagaaaatccAGAGCTCAGCTGTCGGAGAGAATCTCAGAGACGATTTCCAACAACAAAATGCGCCTGTTCAATGGAAATCCGACGCTCAGCACCAAATCTACACCTCCAAACTGCTGCAGGCGCTGCGCCAGGTGAGGCAGAACAACAACGGCTCGTCGCCTCAGAAATCAGCTTCGAGGCGCGTGCACGAAGCCGCGGACAGAGTCCTGGCCGCCACGGCCAAGGGCCGGTCGAGGTGGAGCCGAGCCATGCTTATGAGCAGGCTCAAACTGAAGTTCATGAAAAAGAACAACATCACGAAACGGCAGCAATCGGTAATGACGGCAATCACTACCGGTAACAGCAGCCGGCCGCTGAAAAAATCGAAGGTGAGTATTCTGCGACTGAAGTCCAAGAGTCTCCCTGAAGTTCAGCGCAAAACGAGCATTCTCGGCCGCTTAGTCCCCGGCTGCCGGAAACAACCATTGCAGGTGGTGTTAGAGGAGGCCAACGATTACATACCCGCGCTTGAAATGCAG GTGCGGGTAATGAGAGCTTTAGCAGAGTTACTATCTGTTTCaggctcttcttcttcttcatcatcttctAACGACTCCATTAGTGGTGCTGGTACAGCTGGTGGGCTTACTCAGTTCCGCACAAGCCGGCCTCCCACTAACTGA
- the LOC140979376 gene encoding uncharacterized protein isoform X1 gives MGVKASSSRIKASKKKRNKVSSKLLKKKSRKKESEVLHGRDSVSLSSKSMWSSTSSESDYRTRKNKSKKRRRDDSASSYSDDHSMTSASESSSAHDDKSYKRRKALPQGRKRRNRKGFESAKSDAESRRRKRYRRHHVVKSSNKPLRKKLRRHFTSSLSSDSESCSACDSRSSNSTGDGKHRRSKMILHKKIRSLRVRESHRAHRKRKARSPSGSSCGTCRDHDVIVDQSDEALGHNISVDQSDKALVPVNNSRRLKSVIAILNRPTDEEENRWEKDPQKEEIVCEHDDYPSPKSMDSNEGVNKKESNDQSRGVSHKKSVENVESEVILPIKSGNEGYNADDSRSHEVHTNRSENEKEVNVSVNFTPLDGDKTKDGVGNDIELILRQKALENLRRFKGGLKAARKIVNLDTNNENVNESPIKRNDSIEDNYTEPNSFLAQEADKRSRPTLPEVKKDSDSEHMATDPPKAPVVLAVNDTNQASGEHSSKEQLDGAKNGSEFDKKTMYVMRGGEMVQVSYKVYMPKRAPALARRQLRR, from the exons ATGGGAGTAAAAGCTTCCTCCTCCAGGATAAAAGCATCTAAGAAGAAGAGAAACAAGGTTTCTTCTAAG TtattgaagaagaagagcagaaaAAAGGAATCAGAGGTTCTTCACGGTCGTGATTCTGTTTCTTTAAGTTCTAAATCTATGTGGTCCTCCACATCTTCAGAATCTGATTATAGGACTAGGAAAAATAAATCTAAGAAACGCCGTCGTGATGATTCAGCTTCATCGTATTCGGATGATCATTCAATGACTTCAGCTTCCGAGTCTTCGTCCGCACATGATGACAAGAGTTATAAAAGACGGAAAGCCCTACCTCAGGGTAGAAAGAGAAGGAATCGAAAAGGATTTGAAAGTGCCAAATCCGATGCAGAGTCGAGAAGGAGAAAAAGATATAGGAGACATCATGTTGTTAAGTCAAGTAACAAACCATTAAGGAAGAAATTAAGAAGGCATTTTACTAGTTCTTTGAGCTCTGATTCAGAGAGCTGCTCAGCATGTGATAGTAGAAGCAGCAACAGTACGGGAGATGGTAAACATCGAAGGAGTAAAATGATTCTCCATAAAAAGATAAGAAGTTTAAGAGTTAGGGAATCTCACAGGGCTCATAGAAAGCGCAAAGCAAGGTCTCCAAGTGGTTCTTCTTGTGGTACCTGTAGAGACCATGATGTCATTGTAGACCAAAGTGACGAGGCTTTAGGCCATAATATCAGTGTAGACCAAAGTGACAAGGCTTTAGTTCCTGTGAATAACTCTAGGCGGCTTAAATCAGTTATTGCCATTCTCAACCGACCCACTGATGAAGAGGAAAACAGATGGGAGAAAGATCCTCAAAAAGAAGAAATTGTATGTGAGCATGATGATTATCCATCTCCCAAAAGCATGGACAGTAATGAAGGAGTGAATAAAAAGGAGTCGAATGATCAATCACGTGGTGTATCCCATAAGAAAAGTGTAGAAAATGTTGAAAGTGAAGTGATCTTGCCCATAAAATCTGGAAATGAAGGATATAACGCTGATGATTCTCGGTCACATGAGGTTCATACAAATCGTTCTGAGAATGAAAAAGAGGTTAATGTTTCTGTTAATTTTACCCCTTTGGATGGGGATAAGACGAAGGATGGTGTCGGCAATGACATAGAGTTAATTTTGAGGCAAAAAGCTCTGGAAAATCTGAGGAGGTTCAAAGGGGGTCTTAAAGCTGCTCGAAAAATTGTTAATCTTGATACCAATAATGAAAATGTTAACGAATCACCCATCAAAAGGAATGATAGTATTGAAGACAATTATACCGAGCCAAATAGCTTTCTTGCTCAGGAGGCAGATAAGAGAAGTAGACCCACCCTCCCAGAGGTTAAAAAAGATTCAGATTCTGAACATATGGCTACTGATCCGCCCAAAGCTCCTGTTGTTTTGGCCGTTAATGACACTAATCAAGCCTCTGGTGAGCATAGCTCGAAAGAACAGCTAGATGGGGCTAAGAATGGGTCTGAATTTGACAAGAAAACAATGTATGTAATGAGGGGTGGTGAAATGGTGCAG GTGAGCTATAAGGTTTACATGCCGAAACGGGCACCAGCTCTGGCCCGGAGGCAACTCCGACGGTGA
- the LOC140979071 gene encoding uncharacterized protein — MRFGKKDKLSPRFIGPFEILERVGKLAYKVVLPPNMAGVHNVFYVQMLRKCMSNPSHVLNYEALQLTLNLAFEERPTQTLDRQERSLRNKVIQMVKVKWLNHSEEEAIWETETEMRSRYPKLFCKF, encoded by the coding sequence atgagatttggcaagaaagacaaACTAAGTCCTAGATTCATAGGTCCATTTGAGATTCTCGAGAGAGTTGGGAAACTAGCCTACAAAGTTGTATTGCCGCCGAATAtggcgggagttcataatgtgttctaCGTCCAGATGCTGCGAAAGTgcatgtcgaatccttcacatgttcTGAATTATGAGGCTCTGCAGTTGACACTTAACCTGGCCTTTGAGGAAAGACCTACTCAGACTTTGGACAGACAGGAGAGGAGTCTCCGGAACAAAGTAATtcaaatggtcaaagtcaagtggctaaatcattccGAAGAGGAGGCTATTTGGGAGACTGAGActgagatgaggagtcgctatccgAAACTtttctgtaagttttaa
- the LOC140979376 gene encoding uncharacterized protein isoform X3, protein MTSASESSSAHDDKSYKRRKALPQGRKRRNRKGFESAKSDAESRRRKRYRRHHVVKSSNKPLRKKLRRHFTSSLSSDSESCSACDSRSSNSTGDGKHRRSKMILHKKIRSLRVRESHRAHRKRKARSPSGSSCGTCRDHDVIVDQSDEALGHNISVDQSDKALVPVNNSRRLKSVIAILNRPTDEEENRWEKDPQKEEIVCEHDDYPSPKSMDSNEGVNKKESNDQSRGVSHKKSVENVESEVILPIKSGNEGYNADDSRSHEVHTNRSENEKEVNVSVNFTPLDGDKTKDGVGNDIELILRQKALENLRRFKGGLKAARKIVNLDTNNENVNESPIKRNDSIEDNYTEPNSFLAQEADKRSRPTLPEVKKDSDSEHMATDPPKAPVVLAVNDTNQASGEHSSKEQLDGAKNGSEFDKKTMYVMRGGEMVQVSYKVYMPKRAPALARRQLRR, encoded by the exons ATGACTTCAGCTTCCGAGTCTTCGTCCGCACATGATGACAAGAGTTATAAAAGACGGAAAGCCCTACCTCAGGGTAGAAAGAGAAGGAATCGAAAAGGATTTGAAAGTGCCAAATCCGATGCAGAGTCGAGAAGGAGAAAAAGATATAGGAGACATCATGTTGTTAAGTCAAGTAACAAACCATTAAGGAAGAAATTAAGAAGGCATTTTACTAGTTCTTTGAGCTCTGATTCAGAGAGCTGCTCAGCATGTGATAGTAGAAGCAGCAACAGTACGGGAGATGGTAAACATCGAAGGAGTAAAATGATTCTCCATAAAAAGATAAGAAGTTTAAGAGTTAGGGAATCTCACAGGGCTCATAGAAAGCGCAAAGCAAGGTCTCCAAGTGGTTCTTCTTGTGGTACCTGTAGAGACCATGATGTCATTGTAGACCAAAGTGACGAGGCTTTAGGCCATAATATCAGTGTAGACCAAAGTGACAAGGCTTTAGTTCCTGTGAATAACTCTAGGCGGCTTAAATCAGTTATTGCCATTCTCAACCGACCCACTGATGAAGAGGAAAACAGATGGGAGAAAGATCCTCAAAAAGAAGAAATTGTATGTGAGCATGATGATTATCCATCTCCCAAAAGCATGGACAGTAATGAAGGAGTGAATAAAAAGGAGTCGAATGATCAATCACGTGGTGTATCCCATAAGAAAAGTGTAGAAAATGTTGAAAGTGAAGTGATCTTGCCCATAAAATCTGGAAATGAAGGATATAACGCTGATGATTCTCGGTCACATGAGGTTCATACAAATCGTTCTGAGAATGAAAAAGAGGTTAATGTTTCTGTTAATTTTACCCCTTTGGATGGGGATAAGACGAAGGATGGTGTCGGCAATGACATAGAGTTAATTTTGAGGCAAAAAGCTCTGGAAAATCTGAGGAGGTTCAAAGGGGGTCTTAAAGCTGCTCGAAAAATTGTTAATCTTGATACCAATAATGAAAATGTTAACGAATCACCCATCAAAAGGAATGATAGTATTGAAGACAATTATACCGAGCCAAATAGCTTTCTTGCTCAGGAGGCAGATAAGAGAAGTAGACCCACCCTCCCAGAGGTTAAAAAAGATTCAGATTCTGAACATATGGCTACTGATCCGCCCAAAGCTCCTGTTGTTTTGGCCGTTAATGACACTAATCAAGCCTCTGGTGAGCATAGCTCGAAAGAACAGCTAGATGGGGCTAAGAATGGGTCTGAATTTGACAAGAAAACAATGTATGTAATGAGGGGTGGTGAAATGGTGCAG GTGAGCTATAAGGTTTACATGCCGAAACGGGCACCAGCTCTGGCCCGGAGGCAACTCCGACGGTGA
- the LOC140979072 gene encoding uncharacterized protein, with the protein MGDEGKKSETGTNQSDTLILQQSDHPGLVLVSKLFDESNYGQWSRAMCIALSAKNKIGIINGTIKAPEVEDDKFSQGNDARVFEIRREIVEHRQGHQSVSIYYTKLKALWDELGSYHDPIACHCGGVKGLLEREEKENVIMQFLMGLNDSFSTIRGSILLMNPLPDTHKVHALILQHEKQNEIAANRDTTGYNAKILLNKICKFMVGK; encoded by the exons ATGGGAGATGAAGGCAAGAAATCGGAGACCGGAACAAACCAATCGGATACACTAATCTTACAACAATCCGATCATCCCGGTTTGGTTCTTGTCTCCAAATTATTCGATGAGAGTAACTACGGGCAGTGGAGTCGTGCAATGTGCATAGCCTTGAGTGCTAAAAACAAAATCGGAATCATCAATGGGACAATCAAAGCACCGGAGGTTGAAGACGACAA ATTCTCACAAGGAAATGATGCTCGTGTCTTTGAGATTCGCCGCGAAATCGTGGAACACCGACAAGGACACCAATCTGTATCAATTTACTACACCAAACTGAAGGCTCTATGGGATGAGTTGGGCTCCTATCATGATCCAATTGCTTGCCATTGCGGAGGTGTCAAAGGACTTCTCGAAAGAGAAGAGAAAGAAAACGTCATCATGCAATTTCTCATGGGATTAAATGATTCTTTTTCCACCATCCGTGGTTCAATACTTTTGATGAATCCTCTACCTGACACCCACAAAGTTCATGCCCTTATATTGCAGCacgaaaaacaaaatgaaattgcTGCCAATCGAGATACTACTGGATATAATGCTAAAATTTTGCTCAACAAAATATGCAAATTCATGGTCGGCAAGTAA
- the LOC140979376 gene encoding uncharacterized protein isoform X2, with protein sequence MGVKASSSRIKASKKKRNKVSSKLLKKKSRKKESEVLHGRDSVSLSSKSMWSSTSSESDYRTRKNKSKKRRRDDSASSYSDDHSMTSASESSSAHDDKSYKRRKALPQGRKRRNRKGFESAKSDAESRRRKRYRRHHVVKSSNKPLRKKLRRHFTSSLSSDSESCSACDSRSSNSTGDGKHRRSKMILHKKIRSLRVRESHRAHRKRKARSPSGSSCGTCRDHDVIVDQSDEALVPVNNSRRLKSVIAILNRPTDEEENRWEKDPQKEEIVCEHDDYPSPKSMDSNEGVNKKESNDQSRGVSHKKSVENVESEVILPIKSGNEGYNADDSRSHEVHTNRSENEKEVNVSVNFTPLDGDKTKDGVGNDIELILRQKALENLRRFKGGLKAARKIVNLDTNNENVNESPIKRNDSIEDNYTEPNSFLAQEADKRSRPTLPEVKKDSDSEHMATDPPKAPVVLAVNDTNQASGEHSSKEQLDGAKNGSEFDKKTMYVMRGGEMVQVSYKVYMPKRAPALARRQLRR encoded by the exons ATGGGAGTAAAAGCTTCCTCCTCCAGGATAAAAGCATCTAAGAAGAAGAGAAACAAGGTTTCTTCTAAG TtattgaagaagaagagcagaaaAAAGGAATCAGAGGTTCTTCACGGTCGTGATTCTGTTTCTTTAAGTTCTAAATCTATGTGGTCCTCCACATCTTCAGAATCTGATTATAGGACTAGGAAAAATAAATCTAAGAAACGCCGTCGTGATGATTCAGCTTCATCGTATTCGGATGATCATTCAATGACTTCAGCTTCCGAGTCTTCGTCCGCACATGATGACAAGAGTTATAAAAGACGGAAAGCCCTACCTCAGGGTAGAAAGAGAAGGAATCGAAAAGGATTTGAAAGTGCCAAATCCGATGCAGAGTCGAGAAGGAGAAAAAGATATAGGAGACATCATGTTGTTAAGTCAAGTAACAAACCATTAAGGAAGAAATTAAGAAGGCATTTTACTAGTTCTTTGAGCTCTGATTCAGAGAGCTGCTCAGCATGTGATAGTAGAAGCAGCAACAGTACGGGAGATGGTAAACATCGAAGGAGTAAAATGATTCTCCATAAAAAGATAAGAAGTTTAAGAGTTAGGGAATCTCACAGGGCTCATAGAAAGCGCAAAGCAAGGTCTCCAAGTGGTTCTTCTTGTGGTACCTGTAGAGACCATGATGTCATTGTAGACCAAAGTGACGAGGCTTTAG TTCCTGTGAATAACTCTAGGCGGCTTAAATCAGTTATTGCCATTCTCAACCGACCCACTGATGAAGAGGAAAACAGATGGGAGAAAGATCCTCAAAAAGAAGAAATTGTATGTGAGCATGATGATTATCCATCTCCCAAAAGCATGGACAGTAATGAAGGAGTGAATAAAAAGGAGTCGAATGATCAATCACGTGGTGTATCCCATAAGAAAAGTGTAGAAAATGTTGAAAGTGAAGTGATCTTGCCCATAAAATCTGGAAATGAAGGATATAACGCTGATGATTCTCGGTCACATGAGGTTCATACAAATCGTTCTGAGAATGAAAAAGAGGTTAATGTTTCTGTTAATTTTACCCCTTTGGATGGGGATAAGACGAAGGATGGTGTCGGCAATGACATAGAGTTAATTTTGAGGCAAAAAGCTCTGGAAAATCTGAGGAGGTTCAAAGGGGGTCTTAAAGCTGCTCGAAAAATTGTTAATCTTGATACCAATAATGAAAATGTTAACGAATCACCCATCAAAAGGAATGATAGTATTGAAGACAATTATACCGAGCCAAATAGCTTTCTTGCTCAGGAGGCAGATAAGAGAAGTAGACCCACCCTCCCAGAGGTTAAAAAAGATTCAGATTCTGAACATATGGCTACTGATCCGCCCAAAGCTCCTGTTGTTTTGGCCGTTAATGACACTAATCAAGCCTCTGGTGAGCATAGCTCGAAAGAACAGCTAGATGGGGCTAAGAATGGGTCTGAATTTGACAAGAAAACAATGTATGTAATGAGGGGTGGTGAAATGGTGCAG GTGAGCTATAAGGTTTACATGCCGAAACGGGCACCAGCTCTGGCCCGGAGGCAACTCCGACGGTGA